Proteins from one Fragaria vesca subsp. vesca linkage group LG6, FraVesHawaii_1.0, whole genome shotgun sequence genomic window:
- the LOC101292818 gene encoding squamosa promoter-binding-like protein 13A-like: protein MEWDYKDFAWDSTDDDQLDQPLEENDLAALVGSSSIIRGGESSSSFNLVDLKLGSTTSAEVVAPIATKPSVLVSSSSLSRTRRVDHHQKLKVSSSSTATCLVDGCKADLSRCREYHRRHRVCELHSKTPIVVIRGQQKRFCQQCSRFHSLVEFDEVKRSCRKRLNGHNQRRRKPKPESFYFTSKNFLSNFKGPRILHFGNPQLCATTNVRSLWPFEAKNTADHQPMLYNRHQRLQAVDHLRTPPNSFTNNEGADKQFIFLQTNDSKRSAFNQAAIPQAFMQEPFPTLTAAAALPPSTRAAAGSAISFDGTTRSIDPSCALYLLSSPNPTHSLVNTSLSHMVQPNVVTSTDSGHQQLQMKSFFELPSYSLNNHVEDKYCLS from the exons ATGGAGTGGGACTACAAGGACTTTGCCTGGGATTCAACTGATGACGATCAGTTGGATCAGCCGCTAGAGGAAAATGACCTTGCTGCTTTGGTTGGTTCAAGCAGTATAATCAGAGGAGGTGAATCATCATCATCATTCAACTTAGTGGATTTGAAGCTTGGCAGTACTACAAGTGCTGAAGTAGTGGCTCCAATTGCAACAAAGCCCTCGGTTTTAGTATCATCATCATCTTTGTCCAGGACCAGAAGGGTTGATCATCATCAGAAACTCAAAGTATCTTCATCGTCTACGGCGACATGCTTGGTTGATGGTTGCAAGGCAGACCTGAGTCGTTGCAGGGAGTATCATCGCCGCCACAGAGTCTGCGAGCTCCACTCCAAGACCCCAATTGTGGTCATCAGAGGTCAACAAAAGCGATTCTGCCAGCAGTGCAGCAG ATTCCATTCTCTGGTGGAGTTTGATGAGGTGAAGAGAAGCTGCAGAAAACGTCTCAATGGACACAACCAGCGCAGAAGGAAACCCAAACCAGAATCCTTCTACTTTACTTCCAAGAACTTCCTCTCCAATTTCAAAG GCCCCAGAATATTGCACTTTGGAAATCCACAGCTATGTGCAACCACCAATGTCAGAAGTCTGTGGCCTTTTGAGGCCAAAAATACTGCAGATCATCAACCGATGCTTTATAATCGTCACCAGCGGTTGCAAGCAGTTGATCACCTAAGAACACCTCCCAATTCCTTCACTAACAATGAGGGAGCTGATAAACAGTTTATTTTCTTGCAAACCAATGACTCTAAACGTTCAGCTTTCAACCAAGCAGCAATCCCTCAAGCTTTTATGCAAGAGCCGTTTCCAACATTAACTGCTGCTGCAGCCTTACCACCAAGCACAAGGGCTGCTGCAGGTTCTGCAATTTCTTTTGATGGTACAACTCGCAGCATTGATCCGAGTTGTGCTCTCTATCTTCTGTCATCTCCAAATCCAACACATAGTTTGGTGAACACCAGTCTAAGCCACATGGTTCAGCCCAATGTAGTCACCAGTACAGATTCAGGTCATCAGCAACTCCAAATGAAGAGTTTCTTTGAACTCCCATCATATTCCTTGAATAATCATGTGGAGGACAAGTACTGTCTATCCTGA